The sequence GATGCagggtgcaggatgcagggtTCAGGACACAGTGCAGGACTGGGACATGGGGTGCAGGACATTTGGTGCAGGGTCAGGATATGGGTGCAGGATGTAGGCTCAGGATCAGGTTGTAGGGTGCAGGACAGTGCAGGACAGGGGGTTGGGATTGCAATGCAGGGTGCAGGACATGGTGCAGGATGTAGGATCGGGATGTGGGGTGCAGGACACGGGGTATGGGATCAGGATGCAGGATGTGGGTGGAAGATCAGCCCACGGGATGTAGGatcaggacagagctgggcactgacTGTGCTCAGGACCGGCAGAAGCCCATGGCAGTGCAGATGTCCTGGGGCATGTCTCCGTTCTGCAGCGCCTCGGTGATCTGGTCCTGGTACTTTTTCACGAGCCGCTGGCACAGCTTGCCCATGGCTCGGCCCAGCACCCGGCAGCccttctgcagtgctgctgccaccGCCTCCTGCCAAAGCCACCACGGGTCAGGGGGCCACAGGGAGAGGGTCCCCAGTCCGGCCCCCCAGACCCTCATCACCCCTCACCTCATCGGGGTCGTCACCTGCCAGCGCCTTTATCTTCTTCAGGATCTTGGTGCACTTGCTGCACTTAATCCCCCTGCCCTGCGCCACGCTCTCCCCATCAGCCGCATTTCCCTGTGGCGACACAAAGATCCTCAGGGCCACCTGGACTCCTGGGTGGCCCTGGAGTACTTGGGGGTGGGGTGCTTACCAGGGCCAGGCTGTCCCAGAGGTGCcggcactgctgctcccatccGCAGTGTGTGGCCATGGCCATGTCCCAGCACCAGGACACTGGGTCACCCTGGCAGGGCGGGGGGGCCGcggcctgtgctgctgcacgGAGACAGGGCGGTCAGCATGGCTGCAGGCTGGGTGCCCATCACTGAGGTCCCCAGGGACCCCTAAAACACCAGCCCCAGGTATtcagccccatccccaccatCCCTCCTGCCTGAACTCACATCCTTCTGTTCCCAGCCTTCTTAGGTCCCCATGCAGACCCTGTCCCCAAACGTCCCCAGGTGCCGGTCCCAGCATGGGCACCCTGTCCATAACCCCTGGCTCTTCAGGCAGACCTCATCCCTGCCACCCCCAGAAGCTTGTTCCCCTAAAACCCCATCCCCGCAACTCCCATGCCTCCCTACCTTCTGCCTGTCCTCTTGTCCTCCTTCCCACATCCCTGAGTGCCTGTCCCCACACAGAccccatccctgtcacacaCAGGTCCTCACACAGACCCCAGCCCCCCCAAGCTCAATCATCCAAGCTGTTatccccattgtccccatgtGTCTCCTCTCCCCTCTAGTTCGGGGTGACCACCCCCcctgggaggcaggagggtCCCCACtacctcccagcagcagcagcagcagcaggaggagggtggCAGCCATGGTGAGCCCACTGAGTCGGTGACAGCAGGAGATGGACAGTGGGTGACTGCGTCCTGACACCTTTTATAGAGGAGCCGCAGGCTGCGGGGGTGGGGgaccaaaaccccaaaactccttAAAACAAAACACGGCTGCTCCCCAGCGCCCTTCCTGCCTCACAGCTCCACCCCCGCAGGAAGAGGGTTCGGGGGGCTTCGGGGGGGCACATGGGGGAGCTCAGCACTCCCCAACCTCCCCGGCCTCGTACTCTCCGAGAAGCTCTCAGAGAGTGTGGGGCGGGGAGGGAGTGGCCGGACCCCCGAGGGCTCTGGAGGGTCCCTCCCGAGGTCGGGAAGATCTGTCCCGGGGCTCCTCTTTGGACCTCTCCGGCCTCTGGGGAGCCCGGGGGCTTGGGGTTGGTGTCCCCCCGGGTTAGCGCTGTCCGCTCTGGGGTCGGTGacggtgtcccctccccagcatgGGTTCCGTGGAGCCCAGGGGTCCATCCCCATGTCTCGCTGTCCCGGCCGCCCCCGCGGGGCCGGCCCCGTCCCGTCCGTGTCCTCGCCACGTTCCCTCCAGGTCCCTGCGCGGGACTCTCGCGCCACCCCGCGCGGCGGTTGCCATGACGACTCTGGCGTCACTTCCGCCGCGCGGTCACGCAGTTCCGGGCTGGCGGCTCTGGCGCCGTTTCCCGCCACAGCCGCGCCTCGATGGCGGCGCTCGGTGCCGGCGGCGCCCCTCGGCCTGCGAGCCCGCCCCCCGTACGTGACCcgcgcggccccggcggcggccGAGGGCGTGACCCGCTCTGCGGTGGGGAGACCCCGCTTTTGGGGGATCCTGTGAGGCCCTGCAGCCTGgcgggggtttggggggtgcTCTTGTGTCCTCGGGGGTGCTTGGAGGGTCCGGTGCCGCGGGGAGGAGGAGTGTGCCAGACGGAGTGTGCTGGGGGGCAC is a genomic window of Oenanthe melanoleuca isolate GR-GAL-2019-014 chromosome 22, OMel1.0, whole genome shotgun sequence containing:
- the LOC130261878 gene encoding antimicrobial peptide NK-lysin-like isoform X1, whose amino-acid sequence is MAATLLLLLLLLLGAAQAAAPPPCQGDPVSWCWDMAMATHCGWEQQCRHLWDSLALGNAADGESVAQGRGIKCSKCTKILKKIKALAGDDPDEEAVAAALQKGCRVLGRAMGKLCQRLVKKYQDQITEALQNGDMPQDICTAMGFCRS
- the LOC130261878 gene encoding antimicrobial peptide NK-lysin-like isoform X2 yields the protein MAATLLLLLLLLLGAQAAAPPPCQGDPVSWCWDMAMATHCGWEQQCRHLWDSLALGNAADGESVAQGRGIKCSKCTKILKKIKALAGDDPDEEAVAAALQKGCRVLGRAMGKLCQRLVKKYQDQITEALQNGDMPQDICTAMGFCRS